The Mugil cephalus isolate CIBA_MC_2020 chromosome 11, CIBA_Mcephalus_1.1, whole genome shotgun sequence genome includes a window with the following:
- the LOC125017006 gene encoding grainyhead-like protein 2 homolog, whose product MDLDSKRLVVVVPNELSAPSRRVFSGENETWKNFLETPLTAATKAMMSINGDEDGAAALGLLYDYYKTPQLPGERRHSSSNAKTTDSSTLEPNSCRTTLQHQLLGVGSMPVNLSLNNSNAAEHQGCKYGAVSLTEDARGADGKGGGSAPLALVKVEGQTPMSAACSGGSYQDDSKEQTRMVYEQSCYNLSLAGYLKDGQRRTPDSTYEDAVEGQVHHRSPLITDAFHYCLPVDSFQYNLEASMSLRPRQGEGPMAYLNRGQFYALTLSATGFRSSQSQPQGKVRMSGSTASRGPDGSPSSSEQITAGGSELQRAGVVQSVIMVVFGEDKCRDDQLKNWKYWHARQHTAKQRVLDIADYKESFSVIGNVEEIAYNAVSFTWDVSEEAKVFISVNCLSTDFSSQKGVKGMPLIIQIDTYSYNGCSSRPIHRAFAQIKVFCDKGAERKLRDEEKKQIRRKTKGKNGSLGPTSPIKRADSTLLKSMLDLDSQPVLFIPDVYFGNLQRAGQVFAFKTAEVVKDGGVLMKRMPCGGEEDVCPPQPKKSKVELERRVLLYVRKECDEVFDALMLHAPTLKALTEAISDKYALPLDKIAKVYQKSKKGVLVNMDDNIVQHYSNEDTFILSIEGSPDSFRVILSEI is encoded by the exons ATGGACTTGGacag TAAAcgcctggtggtggtggtaccAAACGAACTGTCGGCGCCATCCCGCAGGGTGTTCAGCGGCGAGAATGAGACGTGGAAGAACTTCCTGGAGACCCCACTGACGGCCGCCACCAAGGCCATGATGAGCATCAACGGAGATGAGGACGGCGCTGCGGCTCTGGGTCTGCTGTACGACTACTACAAG ACCCCTCAGCTTCCCGGAGAGAGGAGACACTCCAGCAGCAACGCCAAAACCACAGACTCCTCCACACTCGAGCCCAACAGCTGCAGGACCACACTGCAACACCAACTTTTAGGTGTGGGGTCCATGCCAGTCAATCTGTCCCTCAACAACAGCAATGCCGCCGAACACCAGGGCTGCAAGTATGGAGCCGTGAGCCTCACAGAAGACGCCAGAGGAGCCGACGGTAAAGGTGGAGGCAGCGCGCCTCTTGCTCTGGTCAAGGTTGAGGGCCAGACGCCGATGTCTGCTGCTTGTTCAGGCGGCTCCTATCAAGACGATTCTAAAGAACAGACGAGGATGGTTTACGAGCAGAGCTGCTATAATCTGTCCCTCGCTGGTTACCTGAAGGATGGACAGAGAAGGACTCCGGACAGCACTTATGAGGATGCTGTGGAAGGACAG GTTCACCACAGAAGTCCGCTCATCACTGATGCATTTCACTACTGCCTGCCTGT TGACAGTTTCCAGTACAACCTGGAGGCCAGCATGTCGCTCCGGCCGCGGCAAGGGGAAGGACCAATGGCTTACCTGAACCGGGGCCAGTTCTATGCCTTGACGCTGTCTGCCACCGGCTTCAGGTCATCCCAGTCTCAGCCCCAGGGCAAAGTGCGGATGAGCGGGTCGACGGCGTCGCGAGGGCCCGACGGGAGCCCGTCCAGCAGCGAGCAAATCACCGCGGGAGGCTCTGAGCTGCAGCGGGCCGGTGTAGTTCAG AGCGTCATCATGGTTGTCTTTGGGGAGGACAAGTGCCGAGACGATCAGCTGAAGAACTGGAAATATTGGCACGCTCGCCAGCACACTGCCAAACAGAGAGTCCTGGACATTg CTGACTACAAGGAGAGCTTCAGCGTGATTGGGAATGTGGAGGAAATTGCCTACAATGCTGTATCCTTCACATGGGATGTCAGCGAAGAAGCCAAg GTCTTTATCTCCGTGAACTGTCTGAGCACGGACTTCTCCTCGCAGAAGGGCGTGAAGGGGATGCCTCTGATAATCCAGATTGACACCTACAGCTACaacggctgcagcagcaggccCATCCACAGGGCCTTCGCTCAGATCAAGGTCTTCTGTGATAAG GGCGCCGAGAGGAAGCTTCGCgatgaggagaagaagcagatCAGGAGGAAGACGAAAG GGAAAAATGGCAGCTTGGGGCCGACCTCTCCCATTAAGAGGGCTGACAGCACGCTGTTGAAAAGCATGCTAGACCTGGACTCCCAGCCCGTCCTCTTCATTCCTGATGTCTACTTTGGGAACCTGCAGAGAGCAGGACAG GTGTTTGCCTTTAAAACTGCAGAGGTCGTCAAAGATGG AGGGGTTCTGATGAAGAGGATGCCATGTGGTGGTGAGGAAGATGTCTGTCCACCTCAGCCCAAGAAGTCCAAAGTGGAGCTGGAAAGGAGAG TTTTACTATATGTGAGGAAGGAGTGTGATGAAGTGTTTGACGCCCTAATGCTGCACGCCCCGACCCTCAAAGCATTAACGGAGGCA ATCTCTGACAAATATGCACTGCCGCTTGACAAGATCGCAAAAGTTTatcagaaaagcaaaaaggg TGTCCTGGTGAACATGGACGACAACATCGTCCAGCACTACTCCAACGAGGACACCTTCATCCTCTCCATCGAGGGCTCGCCGGACTCGTTCCGCGTGATCCTGTCAGAGATCTGA
- the LOC125015702 gene encoding zinc finger protein 706-like yields MARGHQKFQSQQKNAKKQAEIKKSKGHDQKAAAKAALVYTCTVCRTQMPDPKTFKQHFESKHPKSPMPPELVGVEA; encoded by the exons ATGGCCCGTGGGCACCAGAAGTTCCAGTCCCAGCagaaaaatgccaaaaaacagGCGGAGATCAAGAAGAGCAAAGGCCATGACCAGAAGGCAGCCGCTAAGGCTGCCTTAGTATACACATGCACAGTGTGTCGG ACACAAATGCCCGACCCCAAGACCTTTAAGCAGCACTTTGAAAGCAAACATCCAAAGTCTCCGATGCCCCCAGAGTTGGTTGGTGTGGAGGCGTAA